In a genomic window of Cytobacillus sp. FSL H8-0458:
- a CDS encoding glutathione ABC transporter substrate-binding protein, whose protein sequence is MRRVNVWKMLFVAFVSAILLAGCSSEESGGTSEKENSGKSASGKDQELVIAVNENFISMDPHNTGDTNSNSVQTAMLEGLLGSDEEGQIIPQLAEEYSVSDDALEYTFKLRQGVTFHDGEPFNAEAVKTSFERIMKDESLRLNSRGFNLITSIDVIDEYQIKVTLKEPYAGMLTRFVSAKILSPKLINDSSSDIGKTPVGTGPFKFVEWVQGDHLTVERFDDYWNKADRVKKITYKPVPENGSRVAMLKTGEAHVIYPAPVQNLKELESNSDVEIHKIPSTIARYVSINTMKEPYDDVRIRQAINYAVNKEAFISVVNSGYGLPLDSIIPSKTQFYSKQEAYDHNIDKAKELMKEAGFEKGFKAEIWGNTNSDTLKGMQFIQQQLKEIGITVEIKSMEEGTLSDEIYGAQTPEEAKVQMWYVSWSAYPSDTTNATKPLFSSSSFPPDGANTAYYKNDDVDKWITEVNQTPDPDKQAEIYNNIQSTIYKDAPWIFLGVDEILAGSRSNVDGVFISPTGGINVTDANLK, encoded by the coding sequence TTGAGAAGGGTAAACGTGTGGAAAATGCTGTTTGTTGCTTTTGTATCTGCAATTTTACTGGCTGGCTGTTCCAGCGAAGAAAGCGGAGGAACTTCTGAAAAGGAGAATTCAGGGAAATCAGCAAGCGGCAAGGATCAGGAGTTAGTCATTGCTGTTAATGAAAACTTCATTTCAATGGACCCGCATAATACGGGAGATACGAATTCAAATTCCGTCCAGACGGCTATGCTAGAGGGACTGCTGGGATCGGATGAAGAAGGGCAAATCATTCCGCAGCTGGCTGAGGAATACAGTGTCAGTGATGATGCACTGGAATATACTTTCAAGCTTCGTCAGGGTGTTACCTTCCATGATGGGGAGCCGTTCAATGCAGAAGCGGTTAAAACCAGCTTTGAAAGGATTATGAAGGATGAAAGCCTTCGTTTAAACAGCCGCGGATTTAATCTTATTACCAGCATTGATGTAATTGATGAGTATCAAATTAAAGTCACTTTAAAAGAACCATATGCAGGTATGCTGACAAGATTTGTTTCCGCTAAAATCCTAAGCCCGAAGCTGATCAATGACTCTTCCAGCGATATCGGCAAAACACCGGTTGGCACCGGTCCATTCAAGTTTGTGGAATGGGTTCAGGGGGACCATTTAACAGTTGAAAGATTTGATGATTATTGGAATAAGGCTGATCGTGTGAAAAAGATTACGTACAAGCCTGTTCCGGAAAATGGCTCTCGTGTAGCTATGCTGAAAACAGGCGAAGCACATGTGATCTATCCAGCGCCAGTACAAAACCTAAAGGAATTGGAGAGCAATTCAGACGTTGAAATTCATAAAATTCCTTCCACGATTGCCCGATATGTATCCATCAATACGATGAAAGAACCGTATGATGATGTCCGCATTCGCCAGGCCATTAACTATGCTGTGAATAAAGAGGCATTTATAAGTGTTGTCAATTCCGGCTACGGCTTGCCGCTGGACTCGATTATTCCAAGTAAAACCCAGTTTTACTCCAAACAGGAAGCCTATGATCACAACATTGATAAAGCAAAGGAATTGATGAAAGAGGCTGGATTTGAAAAAGGCTTCAAAGCTGAAATATGGGGCAACACCAATTCCGACACATTGAAGGGAATGCAGTTTATCCAGCAGCAATTAAAAGAAATTGGGATTACAGTTGAGATTAAGTCAATGGAAGAAGGCACGTTGTCAGATGAAATATATGGAGCTCAGACACCGGAAGAGGCAAAGGTGCAAATGTGGTATGTCAGCTGGTCTGCGTATCCTTCCGACACCACTAATGCAACGAAGCCATTGTTCAGCAGCAGCTCATTCCCGCCGGATGGAGCGAATACTGCATACTACAAAAATGATGATGTAGATAAGTGGATTACAGAGGTGAATCAAACTCCAGATCCTGACAAGCAGGCAGAAATCTACAATAATATTCAGTCAACTATCTACAAGGATGCACCTTGGATCTTCCTTGGGGTAGATGAGATTCTTGCAGGTTCAAGATCAAATGTCGATGGTGTCTTCATTTCTCCAACAGGCGGAATTAATGTGACAGACGCCAATCTTAAGTAA
- a CDS encoding ABC transporter ATP-binding protein, protein MPETLLKINGLKKSFMLPGGMFAKKRSLKAVHDVSFRIEQGTTYSLVGESGCGKSTTGRLISRLLTPNHGEIWIDGEEISQKKESQLKLVRKKVQMIFQDPYASLNPRMKVREIIAEPLVIHTKLSKTERNRLVSEMLEVVGLTEHHADRYAHEFSGGQRQRIGIARALIMKPKLIIADEPVSALDVSIQSQILNLLKDLQTEFNLTYLFISHDLSVVEHISDSIGVMYLGTIVESGPKDVIFSNPQHPYTKALLSSVPVPDPRLRRERIVLQGDLPSPVNPPSGCRFHTRCPACMDICRTVEPEVKKGLADDHFVACHLID, encoded by the coding sequence ATGCCTGAGACACTGCTGAAAATAAACGGGCTGAAAAAGTCATTCATGCTTCCGGGCGGCATGTTTGCCAAAAAGAGATCATTAAAGGCAGTCCATGATGTGTCTTTCCGCATCGAGCAGGGAACTACATACAGCCTGGTTGGAGAAAGCGGGTGCGGCAAGTCCACAACAGGACGGCTGATCTCAAGGCTGCTGACTCCCAATCACGGTGAAATCTGGATTGATGGCGAAGAAATTTCACAAAAGAAAGAATCACAGCTGAAATTGGTGCGAAAGAAGGTGCAGATGATCTTTCAAGACCCCTACGCATCTCTTAATCCAAGAATGAAAGTAAGAGAGATTATTGCCGAACCTCTTGTGATCCATACGAAACTATCAAAAACGGAACGTAATAGATTAGTTAGCGAAATGCTGGAAGTCGTTGGACTGACAGAGCATCATGCTGACAGGTATGCTCATGAATTCAGCGGCGGACAGCGCCAGCGGATCGGCATAGCGAGGGCGCTGATTATGAAGCCTAAGCTCATTATAGCGGATGAACCCGTATCAGCTCTTGATGTTTCCATTCAATCTCAAATCCTTAACTTATTAAAGGATTTGCAGACTGAATTTAATCTTACCTACCTATTTATTTCACATGATTTAAGTGTAGTCGAACACATCAGCGACAGCATCGGGGTCATGTATCTTGGCACCATCGTAGAATCGGGACCGAAGGATGTCATCTTCTCAAATCCGCAGCATCCTTATACAAAAGCACTGCTGTCTTCTGTGCCAGTTCCGGATCCAAGGCTGAGAAGGGAGCGTATTGTCCTGCAGGGAGACTTGCCGAGTCCGGTTAACCCGCCTTCCGGGTGCCGTTTTCATACGAGATGTCCTGCATGTATGGATATTTGCAGAACAGTGGAACCAGAGGTGAAAAAAGGACTGGCTGATGATCATTTTGTTGCATGTCATTTAATAGATTAG
- a CDS encoding PhnE/PtxC family ABC transporter permease, with protein MQADIFAKKKRNTLAFLLLLGAVTILAMIITEYNALKGFASIPKAIQWGMANFYPTAESLEKLPVILDKLQETLLVSIAAATAAAVFALLFSILGSNTTRVNAFFGAITRGIATVFRNIDVAAWALILLFSFGQSALTGYFALFFGSFGFLTRAFTETIDEVSGDSVEALKATGAGYFSIIFQSVIPSSIPQLISWILFMIETNIRSATLIGLLTGSGIGFTFNLYYKSLAYDTASLVVVVIIAAILLIEYASNYVRKVIL; from the coding sequence ATGCAGGCTGATATTTTTGCTAAGAAAAAACGAAACACACTTGCCTTCCTATTACTCCTTGGAGCCGTGACGATCCTGGCTATGATCATTACTGAGTACAATGCATTAAAGGGCTTTGCTTCAATCCCGAAAGCCATTCAATGGGGAATGGCGAACTTCTATCCAACCGCTGAATCCTTAGAAAAGCTTCCAGTTATTCTGGATAAGCTGCAGGAAACACTTCTGGTTTCGATTGCGGCTGCGACAGCAGCTGCTGTATTCGCCCTGTTATTTTCCATTCTCGGTTCAAATACAACAAGGGTAAATGCCTTTTTTGGAGCGATTACTAGAGGAATTGCCACTGTCTTTCGAAACATTGATGTTGCCGCATGGGCGCTGATTCTGCTGTTTTCTTTTGGTCAAAGCGCGTTAACCGGTTATTTTGCTTTGTTTTTTGGGTCATTTGGATTCCTGACCAGAGCTTTTACGGAAACAATTGATGAAGTGAGCGGGGATTCTGTGGAGGCGTTAAAAGCGACAGGTGCAGGCTACTTTTCCATTATCTTTCAATCGGTGATTCCATCAAGCATTCCGCAATTAATCAGCTGGATTTTGTTCATGATCGAAACGAATATCCGCAGTGCCACATTAATTGGACTGCTTACAGGATCCGGAATCGGTTTTACATTCAACTTATACTATAAAAGTCTGGCTTATGATACAGCCAGCCTAGTCGTTGTTGTCATTATTGCTGCTATCCTATTGATCGAATATGCATCCAATTATGTAAGGAAGGTGATATTGTAA
- a CDS encoding PhnE/PtxC family ABC transporter permease: protein MEVKEQLGNVTASADHLLGKRMPAKPLNKAAIVTRLTLFILAALTVYAFYSFDYKELDFADALLGTFANLKTIFLEPHLKHFSFGHALYQVMITLGLAFLTTLFGAIIAVLFGLLAARNLSSKRVSIVIKSMVAFIRAVPTVLWVLIFAVAAGLGSTAAVIGMTFHSIGYLIKAYSESFEELDRGVIEALQASGANWWQIAFQAVIPSSSTYMISWTFLRFEINFAVAVAMGAAAGAGGIGFDMFMASSFYLDMREIGAITYFILAVAITLEVFAAKIKRKLKTA from the coding sequence ATGGAGGTGAAGGAACAGCTGGGTAATGTAACAGCATCAGCCGATCATCTGCTTGGCAAAAGAATGCCGGCTAAGCCTTTGAACAAAGCGGCCATTGTGACGAGATTAACTCTCTTTATTCTGGCTGCGCTGACAGTCTATGCCTTTTACAGCTTTGATTATAAGGAACTGGACTTCGCGGATGCGCTTCTCGGCACATTCGCCAATTTAAAAACCATATTCCTTGAACCGCACTTGAAGCATTTCTCCTTTGGACATGCCCTTTATCAAGTCATGATCACACTCGGGCTGGCTTTTCTGACAACCCTATTTGGAGCTATAATTGCAGTCCTATTCGGATTGCTGGCCGCTCGGAATCTGTCTTCTAAAAGGGTTTCTATAGTCATTAAAAGTATGGTTGCCTTTATTAGAGCCGTGCCGACCGTCCTGTGGGTACTGATCTTCGCCGTTGCAGCCGGTCTTGGAAGTACGGCTGCAGTGATTGGAATGACCTTCCACTCGATCGGTTATTTGATCAAAGCCTATTCGGAGTCCTTTGAAGAATTGGATAGGGGAGTGATTGAAGCGCTGCAGGCGAGCGGAGCCAATTGGTGGCAAATTGCCTTTCAAGCGGTGATCCCATCCTCCAGCACTTATATGATTTCCTGGACATTTCTCCGCTTTGAGATTAACTTTGCGGTAGCCGTTGCCATGGGAGCAGCAGCAGGAGCCGGCGGAATCGGATTTGACATGTTCATGGCAAGCAGCTTTTACCTGGATATGAGGGAAATCGGGGCTATAACTTATTTTATTCTGGCTGTTGCGATAACCCTTGAAGTCTTTGCCGCTAAGATTAAGAGAAAGCTCAAAACAGCATAG
- a CDS encoding Gfo/Idh/MocA family protein, translated as MEPLRVCIIGAGSISDMHFKSFAVNSDAVLYGVFDYSLERAETKALEYGISRVYKNIEEVYSDPNVDAVSICTWNNSHAEISVGALNAGKHVLVEKPLAMNVEEALKVEEAVRNSGKTLQVGFVRRFATNTKVLKAFADNGTLGDIYYAKASCLRRLGNPGGWFADKDRSGGGPLIDLGVHVIDVCWYLMGRPKVKSISGNVYSKLGNRGNVENLRFYKAADYQKDRNTVEDLANALIMFENGASLFVDVSFTLHAKQDEIGVKLYGTKGGAELEPELAIVREENNTIINIHPQIDHLTFDFANAFQNQIDSFVSSCITGTNPLAPVEDGVEMMKILAGIYEAADKRSEVTFA; from the coding sequence GTGGAGCCTTTAAGAGTCTGTATTATAGGAGCCGGATCCATATCTGATATGCACTTCAAGTCCTTTGCCGTTAATTCTGATGCTGTCCTGTACGGGGTTTTTGATTATTCTTTAGAAAGAGCAGAAACGAAAGCGCTGGAGTATGGTATCAGCCGTGTATATAAAAATATAGAAGAAGTATATAGTGATCCGAATGTCGATGCAGTAAGCATTTGCACCTGGAATAATAGCCATGCGGAAATATCTGTTGGGGCACTAAACGCTGGAAAACATGTGCTGGTAGAAAAGCCTTTGGCCATGAATGTGGAAGAAGCGTTAAAAGTGGAAGAAGCTGTAAGGAATAGCGGAAAAACCCTGCAGGTAGGTTTCGTCCGGAGGTTTGCCACAAATACAAAAGTGCTGAAAGCTTTTGCTGATAACGGAACTTTGGGCGACATTTACTATGCTAAAGCATCATGCCTGCGCCGTCTGGGAAATCCCGGGGGATGGTTTGCAGACAAAGATCGCTCTGGGGGAGGTCCCTTAATTGACCTGGGTGTCCATGTCATCGATGTGTGCTGGTACCTGATGGGCCGTCCCAAAGTGAAGTCGATCTCCGGGAATGTGTACAGTAAGCTGGGGAACAGAGGGAATGTCGAGAATTTACGCTTTTATAAAGCGGCAGATTATCAAAAAGACCGTAACACAGTAGAGGATTTGGCGAATGCACTGATTATGTTCGAAAATGGCGCATCTTTATTTGTCGATGTATCCTTTACACTCCATGCAAAACAAGATGAAATTGGAGTCAAATTATATGGCACAAAAGGCGGAGCAGAACTGGAACCTGAATTGGCCATTGTAAGGGAAGAAAATAACACCATTATAAATATTCACCCGCAGATAGATCATTTAACATTTGATTTTGCCAATGCCTTTCAGAATCAGATAGATTCCTTTGTTTCGAGCTGCATAACAGGAACAAATCCATTGGCGCCCGTTGAAGATGGGGTGGAAATGATGAAGATCCTCGCAGGCATTTATGAAGCGGCAGATAAGCGAAGTGAGGTGACGTTTGCTTAA
- a CDS encoding sugar phosphate isomerase/epimerase family protein, whose translation METVKLSNKIGVMVDSLRLPLYEGLKVCRDMGADGVQIYAVEGEMAPENMDQNSRKQLKSYLESIGLEISALCGDLGGHGFQNAVQNPVKIEKSKRILDLAAELGTNIVTTHIGIIPEEQNSPIYEAMQTACEELAVYASSMNAYFAIETGPEPSARLKSFLDTLSTNGVSVNFDPANMVMVTGDDPADGVRLLKDYIVHTHVKDGKRLKPADPRDVYGFLGYGGGTDHEKIAEMVASGEYFRELPLGKGNVDFQAYFNALTEINYQGYLTIEREVDQNPIRDIAEAVEFIKSFR comes from the coding sequence ATGGAGACTGTAAAACTCTCAAATAAGATTGGTGTAATGGTGGATAGTCTCAGGCTGCCCTTGTACGAAGGACTAAAAGTATGCAGGGATATGGGAGCTGATGGTGTACAAATATATGCGGTTGAAGGAGAAATGGCTCCTGAAAATATGGATCAGAACTCCCGGAAACAGCTTAAGAGCTATTTGGAATCCATTGGCCTGGAAATATCGGCACTTTGCGGTGACCTTGGAGGACATGGGTTTCAAAATGCTGTTCAAAACCCGGTTAAAATCGAAAAATCCAAACGCATTTTGGATCTCGCTGCAGAATTGGGAACAAATATTGTGACGACGCATATTGGCATTATTCCTGAGGAGCAGAACAGCCCCATCTATGAAGCCATGCAGACAGCTTGTGAAGAACTGGCTGTTTATGCAAGCAGCATGAATGCTTACTTTGCCATTGAGACAGGGCCTGAACCATCCGCCAGGCTCAAAAGTTTCCTGGATACACTGAGCACGAATGGGGTATCAGTAAATTTTGATCCGGCGAATATGGTGATGGTGACAGGAGATGACCCGGCAGATGGTGTCAGGCTTCTAAAGGATTATATTGTCCATACACATGTGAAGGATGGAAAGAGGCTTAAGCCTGCTGATCCCCGTGATGTATACGGGTTCCTTGGATATGGGGGCGGAACAGACCATGAGAAAATTGCCGAAATGGTTGCCTCAGGTGAATATTTTAGGGAGCTTCCGCTCGGAAAGGGGAACGTTGATTTCCAGGCTTACTTCAATGCTTTGACCGAAATTAATTATCAAGGCTACTTAACGATTGAAAGAGAAGTAGATCAAAATCCAATCCGTGATATTGCGGAAGCAGTAGAATTCATTAAAAGCTTTAGGTAA
- a CDS encoding ABC transporter permease, producing MEIIKEVNTYTPVIPKKKYSPVKEFFKNWKKQKMAFGASIFILLLIIIAIIGPYIAPYDPYEPDYNTTLQGPSNEHLAGTDEYGRDIFSRLLVGARISLGVSFLAVFLGAAGGIILGLMSGYFGGWLDRLIMRGSDVMFAFPDLLLAIAIVAILGPGLTNVVIAVSIFSIPSFARLVRGSTLEGKETVFVEAAKSMGASHRRIMFKHIFPETLGSLIVFITMRIGTAILAASSLSFLGLGASPETPDWGAMLSLGRDYLGTASHVVMMPGLAIFLTVLAFNLVGDGLRDVLDPKTKNE from the coding sequence ATGGAAATCATAAAAGAAGTTAATACCTATACCCCAGTGATTCCAAAGAAAAAATACTCACCTGTTAAAGAATTCTTTAAGAATTGGAAAAAGCAAAAAATGGCATTTGGGGCAAGCATTTTTATACTGCTGCTAATTATCATTGCCATCATTGGGCCCTATATTGCACCCTATGATCCGTATGAGCCTGATTATAATACGACGCTGCAGGGTCCAAGCAATGAACATTTGGCAGGCACGGATGAATACGGCCGCGATATTTTCAGCCGCTTGCTCGTCGGTGCAAGAATCTCGCTTGGTGTCAGTTTTCTGGCTGTTTTTTTGGGAGCGGCTGGAGGAATCATTCTTGGCCTGATGAGCGGTTATTTTGGCGGCTGGCTGGATCGGCTTATTATGCGCGGCAGTGATGTTATGTTTGCGTTTCCGGATCTGCTGCTGGCAATCGCCATTGTGGCCATCTTAGGACCGGGATTAACAAATGTGGTAATTGCCGTGTCCATTTTCAGCATACCATCTTTTGCAAGACTGGTGAGGGGATCGACTTTAGAGGGGAAAGAGACCGTCTTTGTCGAAGCGGCGAAATCAATGGGAGCCTCGCACAGGAGGATTATGTTCAAGCATATTTTTCCTGAAACCCTTGGAAGCTTAATCGTATTTATTACGATGAGAATTGGAACGGCGATCTTAGCGGCCTCCAGTTTGAGTTTTCTGGGTCTCGGTGCCAGTCCTGAAACACCGGATTGGGGTGCTATGCTCAGCCTTGGACGTGATTATTTAGGAACAGCTTCCCATGTTGTCATGATGCCGGGATTAGCGATCTTTTTGACTGTTCTTGCTTTCAATCTTGTCGGAGATGGGCTCAGGGATGTCCTGGACCCTAAAACGAAGAATGAGTAA
- a CDS encoding ABC transporter ATP-binding protein, with protein sequence MEKLLQVSRLETQFTKDKEKLKILRGVSFHINKGEVLGLVGESGCGKSLTSLSIMKLFKGTSGEISGGSISFKGEDLTHKTEREMRKIRGKQMAMIFQEPMTSLNPVMKIGEQLLEPIRLHLDLNEKQAKEHVIFILKKVGIPRAEEIVYEFPHQLSGGMRQRIMIAMAMSCNPQLLIADEPTTALDVTIQAQILELMKQLQREEGMSVLLITHDLGVVAEMCDRVAVMYAGRVVEEANVFDLFESPKHPYTKGLIGSVPKIGQRKDKLTSIKGNVPDPGNMPKGCKFAPRCNEAMAICFEEEPNATDLGNGRKCSCWMIEEGRKNVYA encoded by the coding sequence ATGGAGAAGCTATTGCAGGTAAGCAGGCTGGAGACGCAATTTACTAAGGATAAGGAAAAACTGAAGATTTTGCGGGGCGTCAGTTTTCATATCAATAAAGGAGAGGTACTCGGGCTCGTAGGGGAATCCGGCTGCGGCAAAAGTCTAACCTCCCTGTCGATCATGAAATTATTTAAAGGCACAAGCGGAGAAATATCGGGCGGAAGCATTTCCTTCAAGGGTGAAGATCTTACTCATAAAACAGAGAGGGAAATGAGAAAGATCCGCGGAAAACAAATGGCCATGATTTTTCAGGAGCCGATGACTTCATTAAATCCCGTCATGAAAATAGGGGAACAGCTGCTGGAGCCTATCCGGCTGCATCTTGATTTAAACGAAAAACAGGCGAAGGAGCATGTGATTTTTATTTTAAAGAAAGTCGGAATCCCCCGGGCGGAAGAAATCGTTTATGAATTTCCCCATCAGCTGTCTGGAGGGATGCGGCAAAGGATTATGATTGCGATGGCCATGTCCTGCAATCCGCAGCTTCTAATAGCAGATGAGCCGACGACTGCACTGGATGTAACGATTCAGGCGCAGATACTGGAATTGATGAAACAGCTGCAGCGGGAGGAAGGAATGTCCGTTCTATTGATTACCCATGATCTGGGTGTAGTGGCGGAAATGTGTGACCGGGTAGCAGTCATGTATGCAGGCCGGGTAGTGGAGGAAGCAAATGTTTTCGATTTATTTGAAAGCCCGAAGCATCCTTATACGAAAGGACTGATAGGATCTGTTCCAAAAATCGGGCAGAGGAAGGATAAACTGACATCCATTAAAGGGAATGTGCCCGATCCCGGCAATATGCCAAAGGGCTGCAAATTTGCTCCAAGATGCAATGAGGCCATGGCTATTTGTTTTGAAGAAGAGCCGAATGCCACTGATCTGGGAAATGGGAGAAAGTGCAGCTGCTGGATGATTGAAGAAGGGAGGAAGAATGTATATGCCTGA
- a CDS encoding sugar phosphate isomerase/epimerase family protein has protein sequence MKVGLSTYSLVRELRDGNMTVLDVIDWIAENGGEHMEIVPYGFSVVDNAELAHQIKTRAESAGIELSAYSLPANFVQPTQEAFEQEVERLKEHVDIVNLMGIKIMRHDVTAFQLKPEEMTIHYFEEHFDKLVEGSRQIADYAAQYGITTTIENHGFNVQSSDRVQRVIHEVDRPNFKTTLDVGNFLCIDEDPLVGVKKNLKYAATVHLKDFYIRPYFENPGDGVWFRTVNENYLRGAIVGHGDLNIREIIRLIKGSGYDGYLTVEFEGMEDCRTGSKIGMDNVRRLWNEVQAVNESKPVLKG, from the coding sequence ATGAAGGTTGGACTTAGCACGTACAGTTTAGTAAGAGAATTAAGAGATGGCAATATGACGGTTCTGGATGTGATCGACTGGATTGCCGAAAATGGCGGGGAGCATATGGAAATTGTCCCTTATGGTTTTTCGGTTGTGGATAATGCGGAGCTGGCACATCAAATTAAGACAAGAGCAGAATCAGCTGGGATTGAACTTTCTGCCTATTCTCTGCCGGCCAATTTTGTTCAGCCTACACAGGAAGCGTTCGAACAAGAAGTGGAGCGGCTGAAAGAGCATGTGGATATCGTTAATCTCATGGGCATTAAGATTATGCGCCATGATGTAACAGCATTTCAGCTTAAGCCGGAAGAAATGACCATTCACTATTTTGAAGAGCATTTTGATAAGTTAGTAGAAGGAAGCCGTCAAATCGCAGATTATGCAGCACAATACGGCATTACGACAACCATTGAAAACCACGGATTCAATGTCCAATCGAGCGACCGGGTTCAGCGGGTCATTCATGAGGTGGACCGTCCTAACTTCAAAACAACTCTCGATGTCGGTAATTTCCTTTGCATTGATGAGGATCCGCTCGTTGGGGTGAAAAAGAATCTAAAATATGCTGCAACGGTCCATTTAAAAGATTTTTATATTCGCCCATATTTTGAGAATCCGGGTGATGGAGTCTGGTTCAGGACTGTAAATGAAAACTATCTGCGCGGAGCAATCGTCGGCCACGGAGATTTAAATATACGCGAGATTATTAGATTGATAAAGGGCTCCGGTTATGACGGTTATTTGACAGTGGAATTTGAGGGTATGGAAGATTGCAGGACTGGTTCCAAAATTGGCATGGATAATGTAAGAAGATTATGGAATGAAGTGCAGGCAGTGAATGAATCTAAGCCGGTTTTGAAAGGGTGA
- the gsiC gene encoding glutathione ABC transporter permease GsiC codes for MLQYILKRILEMIPILFIVSILIFFFTHLIPGDPARLVAGKDATLDEVNIIRAELGLDKPIWDQYITYMSNLFQGDLGTSLKTGLPVSEMFADRFMPSVYLTFMSMGWALVLGLLIGTLSAVFKNKWPDYLGMVTAVSGISMPGFWLGLILIQIFSVQLGWFPTGGAESWKSYILPSITLGAGIMSMLARFTRSSLLETLRADFIRTGRAKGLKESVVIPKHALRNSLIPVVTIAGLQFGFLLGGSVVVETVFSFPGMGRLLIDSIAFRDYPVIQAELLLFSIEFILVNLIVDIMYSMLNPKIRYVS; via the coding sequence TTGCTTCAATATATCTTGAAGAGAATCCTGGAAATGATCCCGATCCTATTTATTGTTTCCATATTAATCTTTTTCTTCACTCATTTAATTCCCGGAGATCCTGCCAGATTAGTAGCAGGAAAGGATGCAACTCTTGATGAGGTCAATATTATCAGGGCAGAACTGGGGCTGGATAAACCGATTTGGGATCAATACATTACATACATGAGCAATTTATTTCAAGGAGATTTGGGGACTTCCTTAAAAACAGGCCTTCCGGTTTCAGAGATGTTTGCAGACCGTTTTATGCCCTCCGTCTATTTAACGTTCATGAGTATGGGCTGGGCATTGGTGCTTGGTTTGTTAATAGGAACATTATCAGCGGTATTCAAAAATAAATGGCCGGATTATCTTGGGATGGTCACAGCTGTTTCGGGAATTTCCATGCCGGGATTCTGGCTTGGTTTGATTCTTATTCAGATTTTTTCTGTCCAGCTCGGATGGTTTCCAACAGGCGGAGCAGAGAGCTGGAAAAGCTATATATTGCCTTCTATCACTTTAGGGGCAGGAATTATGTCCATGCTTGCCAGGTTTACCCGGTCATCTTTGCTTGAGACGTTAAGAGCCGATTTTATCCGGACGGGAAGAGCGAAAGGATTAAAAGAATCTGTAGTTATTCCAAAACATGCACTTAGAAACTCTTTAATTCCTGTCGTAACTATTGCCGGGCTGCAGTTTGGCTTCCTGCTGGGCGGATCGGTTGTCGTGGAGACTGTTTTTAGCTTTCCGGGGATGGGACGATTGCTGATCGACTCCATTGCCTTCAGGGACTATCCAGTCATTCAGGCGGAGCTATTGCTATTTTCCATCGAATTTATTCTTGTTAATTTAATCGTAGATATTATGTACAGTATGCTGAATCCGAAGATACGCTACGTTTCCTAG